The Mytilus galloprovincialis chromosome 2, xbMytGall1.hap1.1, whole genome shotgun sequence genome has a window encoding:
- the LOC143063781 gene encoding MORN repeat-containing protein 5-like: MSDVCCIKLLLPFSLTTKYCGKMEYTGSSYDGDHKNGRMEGKGKYEFPTETKYEGDMKDGMFHGKGTLFFPNGSKYDASWENGIAIEGKYTFADGLRYEEENWEYCDGYDRRFYTEICNGLKPAGRSQLTNRVPPRDIPEGCYDCGDGFYNPDTRVVVDYNQKFLRNADDDEDEWIRRTCRKGWDEIVGIKGRIPQSAA, translated from the exons ATGTCCGACGTTTGTTGTATAAAATTACTACTTCCGTTTTCCTTGACAACAAAATATTGCGGCAAAATGGAGTACACAGGCAGCAGTTATGATGGAGATCACAAAAATGGGAG gATGGAGGGAAAGGGAAAATATGAATTTCCaacagaaacaaaatatgaaGGTGATATGAAAGATGGTATGTTCCATGGAAAAGGAACACTATTTTTCCCAAATGGAAGTAAATATGATGCATCATGGGAAAATGGTATTGCCATAGAG GGTAAATACACATTTGCTGATGGTTTAAGATATGAAGAAGAGAATTGGGAGTATTGTGATGGTTATGATAGAAGATTTTATACAGAAATTTGTAATGGTTTAAAACCTGCAG gTCGATCACAGTTAACTAACAGAGTGCCACCCAGAGACATACCAGAAGGCTGTTATGATTGTGGAGATGGATTCTATAATCCAGATACAAGAGTCGTTGTGGATTATAATCAGAAATTTTTACGAAATGCAG ATGATGATGAGGATGAATGGATTCGACGAACATGTAGGAAAGGTTGGGATGAGATTGTCGGAATTAAAGGGAGAATACCTCAGTCAGCAGCATGA